A single Desulfobaculum xiamenense DNA region contains:
- a CDS encoding CsgG/HfaB family protein produces MIRRIFCALLVALFCLPALNAHAKVEMVTAHGEGEGESAKAALYDALTQAISQVNGMQMASESAASFSSVKTDATVAVNGRKANVSAEMSQESFQQDVATKTKGLVSSYTILSCNEDPARPGIWHVAVDAQIAKYKASPESNRMRLAVIPFRVAAKADGSAQFAETYGHNLTSYLTQTRRFAILDRDFLAEHQKEVDFLKQSDAPMQEMAKLGNTLGADFIVVGQVNQIVRDAWYKTMKSTGRKFPECKYGTEISLRVIDVATGQVTYSKVFSNIKTAEGNPPSAAQMAQQAASAMGAQLIEAIAPVRVVSASGKSVVLGQGGDTLRNGQRLRLIKLGKMLTDPYTKEVLGAEEIEVGTLEVVDVQPKTSRANIIKCSANIEQDFQSSRFIVRPMKANPGQAQQAAKKKFENRKAEMKKKTADFKKQTENDW; encoded by the coding sequence ATGATCAGAAGAATCTTTTGCGCGTTGCTCGTGGCCCTCTTCTGCCTGCCCGCTCTGAACGCGCACGCAAAGGTCGAAATGGTGACTGCTCACGGCGAAGGCGAAGGCGAATCAGCCAAAGCGGCACTGTATGACGCCCTGACGCAAGCCATCAGTCAGGTAAACGGGATGCAGATGGCATCCGAGTCTGCCGCCTCATTCTCTTCAGTCAAGACTGACGCCACCGTAGCCGTCAACGGAAGGAAGGCCAACGTTTCCGCAGAAATGTCACAGGAATCCTTCCAGCAGGACGTCGCAACCAAAACAAAAGGACTCGTCAGCAGCTACACGATTTTGTCATGCAACGAGGACCCTGCCCGTCCCGGAATTTGGCATGTTGCCGTAGACGCACAAATCGCCAAATACAAGGCGTCCCCCGAAAGCAACCGGATGCGCCTTGCCGTGATCCCTTTCCGTGTAGCGGCAAAGGCCGACGGATCCGCCCAGTTTGCCGAAACATACGGACACAACCTTACGAGCTATCTGACCCAAACTCGTCGTTTTGCCATTCTTGACAGAGACTTCCTTGCCGAACATCAGAAAGAAGTCGACTTCCTCAAGCAAAGCGACGCCCCCATGCAAGAGATGGCCAAACTCGGCAACACCCTCGGTGCAGACTTCATCGTTGTCGGACAGGTGAATCAGATTGTTCGGGACGCATGGTACAAGACCATGAAGAGCACCGGGCGCAAATTCCCCGAATGCAAATACGGCACTGAAATTTCCCTCAGGGTCATCGATGTTGCGACAGGCCAGGTCACTTATTCGAAAGTCTTCAGCAACATCAAGACAGCAGAAGGCAATCCCCCATCCGCAGCACAGATGGCTCAACAAGCCGCCAGCGCCATGGGCGCACAGCTCATTGAGGCCATCGCGCCCGTCCGCGTCGTCTCGGCATCTGGAAAATCCGTCGTCCTCGGCCAGGGCGGCGACACGCTCCGCAATGGTCAGAGGCTGCGCCTCATCAAACTGGGCAAAATGCTGACGGATCCCTACACCAAGGAAGTACTTGGAGCCGAAGAAATTGAGGTCGGCACCCTTGAAGTTGTGGATGTCCAACCCAAGACCTCCCGCGCCAACATCATCAAGTGCTCCGCAAATATCGAACAGGACTTCCAATCGAGCCGGTTCATTGTCCGCCCCATGAAGGCAAATCCGGGGCAGGCCCAGCAGGCCGCAAAGAAAAAGTTTGAAAACCGAAAGGCGGAAATGAAGAAAAAGACCGCCGACTTCAAAAAGCAAACCGAAAACGACTGGTAG
- a CDS encoding tetratricopeptide repeat protein codes for MNLAGEYRRTLSERSQGTYQLQECTCFIIEIPAARQTKTRRELHNAALIEFRKLIRKHIASTALPSFRTDQGISARLNTLLTREWERSTRLPSALTTSGHILEDSLSRGTYRYAIAIPTRELNSLRQEAKSKQDNPQALLAAITSEAVRHRDFKTLACILWESGLHQLAARCALQDMNSAQHTVNYTFHPNAFEQRRSLRALLEGHLQPNDDILELLPGCHEVLERIAERTDIPEQAFALLELALADSGQAHSKLINKMIALTGNDRDFASLARTSPHAPDGNVFTTAYTSLGGLRFGDDISSASTSEFDEAKRLFHAGTDLPATKRLLLKSLESSPANREIWDYLGAILMAERQWREAIFTYLEMLHFNPLDAETLGHLAQAHIELGQTETARRIIAFAHNANLDRDNPTLLKISSKFRSCTK; via the coding sequence ATGAACCTCGCTGGCGAATACAGACGGACACTGTCCGAACGCTCACAAGGCACCTATCAACTTCAGGAGTGCACCTGTTTCATCATCGAAATCCCCGCCGCCAGACAAACAAAAACCCGACGAGAACTGCACAATGCAGCTCTGATTGAATTTCGGAAGCTCATTCGAAAGCATATCGCCAGCACAGCATTGCCCTCTTTTCGAACGGATCAAGGCATTTCCGCGCGACTCAACACGCTCCTCACGCGAGAATGGGAAAGATCGACGCGCCTGCCCTCCGCACTCACGACATCTGGCCACATCCTTGAGGACTCGCTTTCACGGGGAACCTACCGATACGCAATCGCCATTCCCACCCGAGAACTCAACTCCTTGCGCCAAGAGGCAAAGTCCAAACAAGACAACCCACAGGCGCTACTCGCCGCAATCACGTCCGAGGCCGTACGACACCGCGATTTCAAAACCCTCGCGTGCATCCTCTGGGAATCTGGTCTGCACCAGCTCGCCGCGCGTTGTGCCCTCCAGGACATGAACAGTGCACAACACACTGTAAACTATACCTTCCACCCCAACGCATTCGAACAACGCAGAAGCCTCCGCGCACTCCTGGAGGGCCATCTGCAACCGAATGACGACATACTGGAACTCCTGCCCGGCTGCCACGAAGTCCTCGAACGAATTGCAGAACGAACTGACATCCCGGAGCAGGCATTTGCCCTGCTTGAATTGGCGCTGGCCGACAGTGGGCAGGCGCACTCCAAACTTATCAACAAGATGATCGCGCTGACCGGAAACGACCGCGACTTTGCCAGCCTTGCTCGGACATCGCCCCATGCACCAGACGGCAACGTATTCACGACTGCATACACCTCACTTGGGGGGCTACGCTTCGGAGACGACATATCCAGCGCATCCACGTCCGAATTCGACGAGGCAAAACGGCTCTTCCACGCAGGGACCGACCTCCCCGCCACGAAACGCCTCCTCCTCAAGTCGCTTGAGTCCTCTCCCGCGAACCGCGAGATCTGGGACTATCTCGGAGCCATCCTCATGGCTGAACGCCAATGGCGAGAAGCCATTTTCACGTATCTCGAAATGCTCCACTTCAACCCGCTCGACGCCGAAACACTGGGTCATCTTGCACAGGCCCACATCGAACTCGGGCAAACTGAAACCGCTCGTCGCATCATCGCCTTTGCCCACAACGCAAATCTCGATCGCGACAATCCGACTTTGCTGAAAATCTCTTCAAAATTTAGGAGCTGCACGAAATGA
- a CDS encoding sigma-54-dependent transcriptional regulator, producing MIKIDNTPYPSFGILLVDDELAWLRSLRLTLERSAGISNIRTCADSRQVMDILDEGGIGLILLDLTMPGLGGEELLTLIGEQHQDIQVIVISGLNQLETAVRCIKQGAFDYFVKTDAQEHITKGVLHAIRTREMQSVNDGMRQRILSGELENPEAFEDIASVSPTMLAVFQYVEAVAASSQPVLVTGESGVGKELVAKAVHQVSGRKGPLVSVNVAGLDDTSFSDTLFGHKRGAFTGAATARAGMIEQAYGGTLFLDEIGDLSLQSQVKLLRLLQEGEYFPLGSDRPKLMQARVVVATHQDLPEKVQRGEFRKDLFYRLCAHHVHVPPLRERKADIPVLLDRFLEEAAAEFGKRKPAIPKELPVHLSTYAFPGNVRELRGMVFDAVSTHKAKVLSMQSFLKAMRREHELVDESALAGGGARPFAGLEPLPTIAESTVLLIEEAMERAKGNQTLAARMLGISQPALSKRLKQLKS from the coding sequence ATGATCAAGATCGACAATACACCGTATCCATCCTTCGGAATTCTGCTCGTGGACGACGAACTCGCATGGCTTCGCAGCCTGCGCCTGACCCTCGAACGCTCCGCGGGCATCAGCAATATCAGAACCTGTGCGGATAGCCGGCAGGTCATGGACATCCTTGACGAAGGGGGCATCGGCCTCATCCTGCTGGACCTGACTATGCCCGGCCTCGGCGGTGAGGAACTGCTTACGCTGATCGGCGAGCAGCACCAGGACATTCAGGTCATCGTCATCAGCGGTCTGAACCAGTTGGAGACCGCCGTGCGCTGTATCAAGCAGGGTGCCTTCGACTACTTCGTGAAGACCGACGCGCAGGAGCACATCACCAAGGGCGTGCTGCACGCCATTCGCACCCGCGAGATGCAGAGCGTCAACGACGGCATGCGTCAGCGCATTCTGTCGGGTGAATTGGAGAACCCGGAGGCATTTGAGGACATCGCTTCCGTGTCACCGACCATGCTCGCGGTGTTCCAGTACGTGGAGGCCGTGGCCGCAAGCTCGCAGCCTGTGCTCGTCACCGGCGAGAGTGGCGTGGGCAAGGAACTCGTGGCCAAGGCCGTCCATCAGGTCAGCGGGCGCAAGGGCCCGCTGGTGTCGGTCAACGTGGCGGGGCTGGACGACACCAGCTTTTCGGACACGCTTTTCGGGCACAAGCGCGGAGCTTTCACCGGCGCGGCCACGGCGCGGGCAGGCATGATCGAGCAGGCCTACGGCGGGACGCTGTTCCTCGACGAGATCGGCGATCTGAGCCTGCAATCGCAGGTGAAGCTTCTGCGGCTGTTGCAGGAGGGCGAATATTTCCCCCTCGGCAGCGACCGGCCAAAGCTCATGCAGGCGCGTGTGGTCGTGGCCACTCATCAGGACCTTCCGGAGAAGGTGCAGCGTGGCGAGTTCCGCAAGGACCTCTTCTACCGGCTGTGCGCGCATCATGTGCATGTGCCGCCCCTGCGCGAGCGCAAGGCCGACATTCCGGTGCTGTTGGACAGGTTCCTCGAAGAGGCCGCGGCGGAGTTCGGCAAGCGCAAGCCCGCCATTCCCAAGGAACTGCCGGTGCATCTGTCCACCTACGCCTTTCCGGGGAACGTCCGCGAACTGCGGGGTATGGTCTTCGACGCCGTGAGCACGCACAAGGCCAAGGTGCTTTCCATGCAGAGCTTTCTCAAGGCCATGCGGCGCGAGCACGAACTCGTTGACGAGTCCGCCCTCGCGGGAGGCGGCGCGCGGCCTTTCGCTGGGTTGGAGCCGCTGCCGACCATCGCCGAGAGCACGGTCCTGCTCATCGAGGAGGCCATGGAGCGCGCCAAGGGCAACCAGACCCTCGCCGCGCGCATGCTTGGCATTTCCCAGCCCGCATTGAGCAAGCGGCTCAAGCAGCTCAAGTCGTAG
- a CDS encoding FeoA family protein encodes MWKRKCHRNLAGRSLCDYPGGSRVTISEIRVCPRERCRVLAMGLTPGTVAEICSNGPGSCCLRVRDCDLVLGDGMARHILATLVSDMDSRTA; translated from the coding sequence ATGTGGAAACGCAAGTGTCATCGCAACCTCGCAGGTCGTTCTCTGTGCGACTATCCAGGCGGAAGCCGAGTGACCATCTCGGAAATCCGGGTCTGCCCGCGCGAGCGCTGCCGCGTGCTGGCCATGGGCCTCACGCCGGGCACCGTCGCGGAGATCTGTTCCAATGGTCCCGGCTCGTGCTGCCTGCGCGTGCGGGACTGCGACCTCGTCCTCGGAGACGGCATGGCCCGGCACATTCTGGCCACGCTCGTATCCGACATGGATTCCCGGACCGCCTGA
- a CDS encoding AMIN domain-containing protein encodes MKCSECGHDLMVAIVPSGLGRILNMLPYAPYRCVRCGNSDWRVSGGYTPQTALLFTLAWLIAAAGGVLWLTDSLNAPLATIERLITHYTAPAPQPISQPTLPIAEAPAHVADAAPAPKQPAAKTSPARPAQPDHSASPPLAPPAAEPAAPSATPTRHDALGVTETTLADAPAPIASALPNDDDILRGIAMPGQSASPSGTAPVPPSPRHIATPEPPARSMQAPAPVATAPAPTPLASNTTRTAQAPKPLPTAPPATQKAAPAVPASPTQRPKQPTSPAVATTIASADGARVVTITLRSTAPIESVRSYLLADPPRLVVDLPGTWEYRGATRIPVDKGIVRAVRTGIHADKLRVVLDLTAPPSRKPTVQKSDDGLSILVPPSS; translated from the coding sequence GTGAAATGCAGCGAATGCGGCCACGACCTCATGGTCGCCATCGTTCCGTCCGGACTGGGTCGGATTCTCAACATGCTTCCCTACGCGCCCTATCGCTGCGTCCGCTGCGGCAACAGCGACTGGCGCGTGTCCGGCGGATACACGCCACAGACGGCGTTGCTGTTCACTCTTGCATGGCTCATCGCCGCCGCGGGCGGCGTACTCTGGCTGACCGACTCACTCAACGCGCCGCTCGCCACCATCGAACGCCTCATCACGCACTACACGGCCCCCGCGCCGCAGCCCATCTCTCAGCCCACGCTCCCCATCGCCGAGGCCCCGGCCCACGTTGCGGACGCCGCGCCAGCCCCGAAACAGCCCGCCGCCAAGACATCACCGGCTCGCCCCGCCCAGCCGGATCACTCGGCGTCGCCCCCGCTCGCCCCCCCAGCAGCCGAGCCTGCCGCCCCATCTGCCACGCCGACGCGCCACGACGCCCTCGGCGTCACGGAAACCACACTGGCGGACGCCCCCGCGCCCATCGCTTCCGCCCTGCCCAACGATGATGACATTCTGCGCGGCATCGCCATGCCCGGCCAGTCGGCGTCGCCATCCGGCACCGCCCCGGTGCCCCCATCCCCGCGCCACATCGCGACTCCCGAACCGCCAGCCCGCTCCATGCAGGCTCCAGCCCCTGTGGCGACAGCGCCAGCCCCCACACCCCTCGCCTCCAACACGACCCGTACGGCGCAAGCACCCAAGCCGCTCCCGACAGCGCCCCCGGCGACGCAGAAGGCCGCGCCAGCCGTTCCGGCCAGCCCAACGCAACGCCCAAAGCAGCCGACCAGCCCCGCCGTGGCCACCACTATCGCCAGCGCCGACGGCGCGCGCGTCGTCACCATCACCCTGCGCTCGACAGCCCCCATTGAAAGCGTCCGGTCCTATCTCCTCGCCGATCCTCCCCGGCTGGTGGTGGATCTCCCCGGTACGTGGGAATACCGGGGTGCCACGCGCATTCCCGTGGACAAAGGCATCGTCCGCGCCGTGCGCACCGGCATCCATGCCGACAAGCTGCGCGTCGTGCTCGACCTCACGGCTCCGCCGTCACGCAAACCGACCGTGCAGAAAAGCGACGACGGACTCTCCATCCTTGTCCCACCATCCTCGTAG
- a CDS encoding transporter substrate-binding domain-containing protein, which translates to MYDITRGALRLCVACLAVVFCAVLPPARDAFCSTNATAPERLTITIGGDLHYPPYEFLDALGEPNGFNVELSRALARVTGINVQIRLGLWQNMREALDKGEIDVLQGISHSAERAQKIRFSDPYTTVEYSIFAREDSPMAASLADMAGRAVLVEEGGAMFDMLRRFYPRISVSPAYNHENALRRLAAGHGDFALVSKTAGKYMIQMNGLKGIRPVGTPISLERYCYATTPDKEQLLELVNSGLEMLKANGTYAELCEKWLVVPEPDKISWADVFRYGALILVPLLLILVGSLVWSRMLQRKVAERTHELQLEIARHLEAKKELERKQKVIIHSDRMATLGVMASGIAHEINNPNGTMLMNLPIMLDSFEDALEVLDVYYEENGDFLMGGLPYSRMRNEIPQMLTDMMEGAQRIKHIVHDLKDFSRKGEQADMERLDMNHVVEASLRLVNNAIRKSTNAFTLSLGSDLPPVFGSSRRIQQVVVNLILNACQALPDTSRALTVATSYDEGINAVTLQVIDEGVGISAKHLDNITDPFFTTKRESGGTGLGLSVSAGIVKEHFGALDFESTPGKGTTVTLSLPAMTDDSEAGAASASTGPQPDGARI; encoded by the coding sequence ATGTACGACATCACTCGCGGCGCTCTGCGCCTGTGCGTGGCGTGTCTGGCCGTGGTCTTCTGCGCCGTCCTGCCGCCTGCGCGGGATGCTTTCTGCTCGACCAACGCCACCGCGCCCGAACGCCTGACCATCACCATCGGCGGAGATCTGCACTATCCGCCCTACGAATTCCTTGACGCGCTCGGCGAGCCGAACGGCTTCAACGTCGAGCTTTCCCGTGCCCTCGCGCGTGTGACCGGGATCAATGTCCAGATCCGCCTCGGCCTGTGGCAGAACATGCGCGAGGCCCTCGACAAGGGCGAGATCGACGTGTTGCAGGGCATTTCGCATTCCGCGGAGCGCGCCCAGAAAATCCGCTTCTCGGACCCCTACACCACGGTGGAATACTCCATCTTCGCCCGCGAGGATTCGCCCATGGCCGCGTCGCTTGCCGATATGGCGGGACGGGCCGTCCTCGTGGAGGAGGGCGGAGCCATGTTTGACATGCTGCGGCGCTTCTACCCGCGCATCAGCGTGTCCCCGGCCTACAATCATGAGAACGCCCTGCGCCGCCTCGCCGCCGGACACGGCGACTTCGCGCTGGTCTCCAAGACCGCGGGCAAGTACATGATCCAGATGAACGGCCTCAAGGGCATTCGCCCCGTGGGGACGCCCATTTCGCTTGAGCGCTACTGCTACGCCACCACCCCGGACAAGGAGCAGCTTCTGGAGCTGGTGAACAGCGGTCTCGAAATGCTCAAGGCCAACGGCACCTATGCGGAACTGTGCGAAAAGTGGCTGGTGGTGCCGGAGCCGGATAAGATTTCATGGGCCGATGTCTTTCGCTACGGCGCGCTCATCCTCGTGCCGCTGCTGCTCATTCTCGTTGGCAGTCTCGTCTGGTCGCGGATGCTCCAGCGCAAGGTGGCCGAGCGTACGCACGAGTTGCAACTGGAAATTGCCCGCCACCTCGAGGCCAAGAAGGAACTGGAGCGCAAGCAGAAGGTCATCATCCATTCCGACCGCATGGCCACCCTCGGCGTGATGGCGTCGGGCATCGCTCACGAGATCAACAATCCCAATGGGACGATGCTCATGAACCTCCCCATCATGCTCGATTCCTTTGAGGACGCACTGGAGGTGCTTGACGTCTACTACGAGGAGAACGGCGATTTCCTCATGGGCGGGCTGCCGTATTCGCGCATGCGTAACGAGATTCCCCAGATGCTGACCGACATGATGGAAGGGGCGCAGCGCATCAAGCATATCGTCCATGACCTCAAGGATTTCTCCCGCAAGGGCGAGCAGGCCGACATGGAACGCCTCGACATGAACCACGTGGTGGAAGCGTCACTGCGGCTGGTGAACAACGCCATCCGAAAGTCCACCAACGCCTTCACCCTGTCGTTGGGATCGGACCTGCCGCCGGTCTTCGGTAGCTCGCGGCGCATTCAGCAGGTCGTCGTCAATCTGATTCTCAACGCGTGTCAGGCCCTGCCGGACACGAGCCGCGCACTCACCGTGGCCACCAGCTACGACGAGGGCATCAATGCCGTCACCCTTCAGGTGATCGACGAGGGCGTCGGCATTTCGGCCAAGCATCTCGACAACATCACCGATCCCTTCTTCACCACCAAGCGCGAGTCCGGCGGTACCGGGCTCGGGCTGTCCGTGTCGGCGGGAATCGTCAAGGAGCATTTCGGCGCGCTGGACTTCGAGTCCACGCCCGGAAAGGGCACCACGGTTACGCTGTCGCTACCCGCCATGACCGATGACAGCGAGGCCGGGGCAGCTTCGGCCTCGACTGGCCCGCAGCCCGATGGAGCACGCATATGA
- the feoB gene encoding ferrous iron transport protein B — translation MTETIRLALAGNPNAGKTTMFNAITGARQHVGNYPGITVEKKEGQASVNGTRFQVIDLPGTYSLTAYTQEEIVARNVLVDERPDVVVSVLNASAIERNLYLAVQILEMGIPVVLALNMMDEARRHGMTIDSARLSELLGLPVLETVARTGEGVETLLRRTAEFSRQRGGRWEQLVISYGPDLDHALGEMTALIEAEGFLAERYPARWLALKYLEGDEEIVANGRAAGELSARLEAMAADVADHCQKTLKTYPEAIIADYRYGFITSLLKQGVLTRSTDHQRIDFSDQLDRVLTHRFLGPLGMFGVLLAVYKLTFSLGEIPMGWMEALFAWMADTVSATLPDGLLKSLLVSGVIDGVGGVLSFVPLILLIFLFISFLEDSGYMARIAYMLDRVFRIFGLHGCSVMPFIVSGGIAGGCAVPGVMAARTLRSRREKLATLLTAPFMTCGAKLPVFILLIGVFFPRHQAPALFLITLAGWASALVVARILRSTVIKGPSTPFVMELPPYRFPTVRGMMIHTWERTWQYIKKAGTVILAISVLLWTMMTFPGLPDDEAARFDAASAEVAAQLAEATPGSSAEMVLAGQRDRIEGQRAEAALRTSFAGRIGTALEGVSSLAGFDWRTNIALVGGVAAKEVIVSTLGTAYSLGSGDSASASLAERLAMSPEWSPLRATALMLFILLYAPCFVTLVAIRGEAGSWKWALFSLAFNTAFAFAVSVAVYQGGRLVGLG, via the coding sequence ATGACCGAGACCATCCGCCTCGCCCTCGCCGGCAACCCCAATGCCGGAAAGACCACCATGTTCAACGCCATCACCGGCGCGCGCCAGCATGTGGGCAACTATCCGGGCATCACCGTCGAGAAGAAGGAAGGTCAGGCCTCGGTCAACGGGACCCGCTTCCAGGTCATAGACCTCCCGGGCACCTATTCCCTCACCGCCTACACGCAGGAAGAGATCGTCGCGCGAAACGTGCTGGTGGACGAACGCCCCGACGTGGTGGTGAGCGTGCTCAACGCCTCGGCCATCGAGCGCAATCTCTACCTCGCCGTCCAGATTCTGGAGATGGGCATCCCGGTGGTCCTCGCCCTGAACATGATGGACGAGGCCCGTCGCCATGGCATGACCATCGACTCCGCCCGCCTGTCCGAACTGCTGGGCCTGCCCGTACTGGAAACCGTGGCCCGCACCGGCGAAGGCGTGGAAACTCTGCTGCGTCGCACCGCCGAATTCTCTCGGCAACGCGGCGGCAGGTGGGAACAGCTCGTCATCTCCTACGGCCCGGACCTCGACCACGCGCTTGGCGAGATGACCGCGCTCATCGAGGCCGAAGGCTTCCTTGCCGAGCGCTATCCCGCGCGCTGGCTGGCGCTCAAGTATCTGGAGGGCGACGAGGAGATCGTCGCCAACGGCCGCGCCGCCGGAGAGCTTTCCGCCCGCCTCGAAGCCATGGCCGCCGACGTCGCCGACCACTGCCAGAAGACGCTGAAGACTTATCCCGAGGCCATCATCGCGGACTATCGCTACGGCTTCATCACGTCGCTGCTCAAGCAGGGCGTGCTCACCCGTAGCACGGACCACCAGCGCATCGACTTTTCGGACCAGCTGGACCGCGTGCTCACGCACCGCTTCCTCGGGCCGCTCGGCATGTTCGGCGTGCTGCTCGCCGTCTACAAGCTCACCTTCTCCCTCGGCGAAATCCCCATGGGCTGGATGGAAGCCCTGTTCGCATGGATGGCGGACACCGTATCCGCCACGCTGCCGGACGGTCTGCTCAAGTCGCTTCTCGTATCCGGCGTCATCGACGGCGTGGGCGGCGTACTGAGCTTCGTCCCGCTCATCCTGCTCATCTTTCTCTTCATCTCTTTCCTCGAAGACTCAGGATACATGGCGCGCATCGCCTACATGCTGGACCGCGTGTTCCGCATTTTCGGCCTGCACGGCTGCTCGGTGATGCCCTTCATCGTCTCCGGCGGCATTGCCGGCGGATGCGCCGTTCCCGGCGTCATGGCCGCGCGCACCCTGCGCAGCCGCCGCGAGAAGCTCGCCACGCTGCTCACCGCGCCATTCATGACCTGCGGAGCCAAGCTGCCGGTGTTCATCCTGCTCATCGGGGTGTTCTTCCCGCGCCATCAGGCCCCGGCGCTGTTCCTCATCACCCTCGCCGGATGGGCTTCCGCCCTCGTGGTGGCCCGCATCCTGCGCTCCACGGTCATCAAGGGCCCAAGCACGCCGTTCGTCATGGAGTTGCCGCCCTACCGCTTCCCCACCGTCCGCGGCATGATGATCCACACATGGGAACGCACGTGGCAGTACATCAAGAAGGCCGGAACGGTCATTCTCGCCATTTCCGTCCTGCTGTGGACCATGATGACCTTCCCCGGCCTGCCCGACGACGAGGCCGCCCGCTTCGACGCCGCCTCCGCCGAGGTGGCCGCGCAGTTGGCCGAGGCCACGCCGGGTTCGTCCGCGGAGATGGTCCTTGCCGGACAGCGCGACCGCATTGAGGGCCAGCGCGCCGAAGCCGCGCTTCGCACCTCCTTCGCCGGACGCATCGGCACTGCCCTTGAGGGCGTGTCGTCGCTGGCGGGCTTCGACTGGCGCACCAACATCGCCCTCGTGGGCGGCGTGGCTGCCAAGGAAGTCATCGTCTCCACGCTGGGCACGGCATATTCGCTGGGTAGCGGCGATTCCGCCTCGGCCTCCCTCGCCGAGCGCCTGGCCATGTCCCCGGAGTGGTCGCCTCTGCGGGCCACGGCACTCATGCTGTTCATCCTGCTCTACGCCCCCTGCTTCGTGACGCTGGTCGCCATCCGCGGCGAGGCGGGATCGTGGAAATGGGCGCTGTTCTCCCTTGCCTTCAACACCGCTTTCGCCTTTGCCGTATCCGTGGCCGTCTATCAGGGCGGCAGGCTCGTCGGCCTCGGCTGA
- a CDS encoding FeoA family protein, whose translation MGTIINMRQLQVGQKAIIRTVGASGELGRRIRDMGLVPGTEVEVTGRAPLRDPVALRMKGFTLSLRNNEADHITVEIAE comes from the coding sequence ATGGGTACCATCATCAATATGCGCCAACTTCAGGTCGGCCAGAAGGCCATCATCCGCACCGTCGGTGCCAGCGGCGAGCTTGGCCGCCGCATCCGCGACATGGGGCTCGTCCCCGGAACCGAGGTCGAGGTGACCGGCCGCGCCCCGCTGCGCGACCCCGTGGCCCTGCGCATGAAGGGCTTCACCCTCTCGCTTCGCAACAACGAGGCCGACCACATTACCGTCGAAATCGCGGAGTAG